A window from Chlamydiota bacterium encodes these proteins:
- a CDS encoding CPBP family intramembrane metalloprotease translates to MPDPTRSARYWGAVLVCACIAVGGALAPRAPVPADAPARRAVPGEEEMLRLFEKAVSERPLVRHLSLLFAGAVVAGLLIDVKVAARLLRRRLAPAGTPGEGWGIGEVLKAALLFLSVFLALQALAPLFRRLFGGPSEVTLQVAFQFLAELAAVAYILVSVRPGPRGPLAGLGLGAGRPLPAAWAGVKAYAGFLPVLLCLVVISRIAAERTGVAVEPQAPLGLFFADLSGPALVFLAAFVAVIGPVFEEIFFRGFAYQAVRRRWGRLPAVLLTALLFSALHANAAVFLPILGLGVVLASVFETTGSLVAPIAVHLCQNGAAVAAALLLRSIASP, encoded by the coding sequence ATGCCCGATCCGACCCGGTCCGCCCGATACTGGGGCGCCGTGCTCGTCTGCGCCTGCATCGCCGTCGGGGGGGCGCTCGCGCCGCGCGCCCCCGTTCCCGCGGATGCGCCCGCCCGCCGCGCCGTTCCCGGAGAGGAGGAGATGCTCCGCCTCTTCGAAAAGGCGGTCTCCGAGCGGCCGCTCGTGAGGCACCTGTCGCTCCTCTTCGCCGGCGCCGTGGTTGCGGGGCTGCTCATCGACGTCAAGGTTGCCGCGCGCCTCCTCCGCCGGCGTCTTGCGCCGGCCGGGACCCCGGGGGAGGGGTGGGGAATCGGCGAGGTGCTGAAGGCGGCGCTCCTCTTTCTCTCCGTCTTCCTCGCCCTGCAGGCGCTCGCGCCGCTGTTCCGGCGGCTTTTTGGCGGCCCCTCGGAGGTCACGCTCCAGGTCGCCTTCCAGTTCTTGGCGGAACTCGCCGCGGTCGCGTACATCCTCGTATCCGTCCGGCCGGGGCCGCGCGGGCCGCTCGCGGGGCTCGGGCTCGGGGCCGGGCGGCCGCTCCCGGCGGCGTGGGCCGGCGTGAAGGCGTACGCCGGGTTCCTCCCGGTCCTGCTCTGCCTCGTCGTGATCAGCCGCATCGCCGCAGAGCGGACGGGCGTCGCGGTCGAGCCGCAGGCGCCGCTCGGGCTCTTCTTCGCCGATCTGTCGGGCCCCGCCCTGGTATTCCTGGCGGCGTTCGTGGCCGTCATCGGCCCGGTCTTCGAGGAGATCTTCTTCCGTGGCTTCGCCTACCAGGCGGTCAGGCGGCGGTGGGGGCGGCTGCCGGCCGTGCTCCTGACCGCGCTCCTCTTCTCCGCCCTCCACGCCAACGCCGCGGTCTTCCTGCCGATCCTCGGCCTCGGCGTCGTCCTGGCCTCCGTCTTCGAGACGACGGGGTCGCTCGTGGCGCCGATCGCGGTCCACCTCTGCCAGAACGGCGCGGCGGTTGCGGCGGCCCTCCTGCTCCGCTCCATTGCATCCCCCTGA
- a CDS encoding PAS domain S-box protein, with amino-acid sequence MRTSSRISRTKRPGPARPTAPKAGPPRAPLEIFDAVGCFVLIEDASHTILYNNARLRGRYGDLVGRKCYAAIAGRTSSCPSCPITAILHEGKESFSCVMRDQKGRLYESSASPFLMPDGGRAVIQLLTDITAKRKAQAVISEYTTGLKTLVAEKTAELKESEILHRLLMERANDAIFTIDPQADRILTANRMAETMTGYSAEELLGLKNSELYAPGEFAGILRRLGDDEGSSRASAQIEMLRKTGAHFVADVSASAVDFRGRRIVLAICRDISQRLIIERHMRQLASVIENTSASVMIMDLNRRIVYANPAVQKMLGYRAEEMLGMRSADFFEGVPGNPPDLSGRIAREARNGLWEGEIFDRRKSGEVFPVSLRMCTIRDETGKLIGYAGISEEITRRKQIEEELIQKEKLSALGELISGIAHELNNPLTGVLGYAEILRQHDAPAELKEDIDRLHKEALRCQYLVRNLLTFSRKPPLRRVCASVNEIVGLAIDLKAHQFIANGIRVQTRLDPSIRKGMLDSNQLQQVFVNILTNAHHALMEKDGERLITVTSRHQNGAAEIAIANNGPHIPPDRIEKIFVPYFSTKEFGQGTGLGLSIAHGIVREHGGKIEVMSLEGRDTVFTVILPLIKPAEE; translated from the coding sequence ATGCGCACCTCTTCCAGGATTTCGCGGACGAAGCGCCCCGGTCCCGCGCGCCCCACGGCGCCCAAGGCCGGGCCGCCGCGCGCCCCCCTCGAGATATTTGACGCCGTCGGCTGTTTTGTCCTGATAGAGGACGCCTCCCATACCATCCTCTACAACAACGCCAGGCTGCGCGGACGCTACGGGGATCTCGTCGGCCGGAAGTGCTACGCCGCCATCGCCGGGCGAACGAGCAGCTGCCCCTCCTGCCCGATCACGGCGATCCTGCACGAGGGGAAGGAGTCCTTCAGCTGTGTGATGCGCGATCAGAAGGGGCGTCTCTACGAATCCTCCGCGAGCCCGTTCCTGATGCCCGACGGCGGCCGGGCCGTCATCCAGCTCCTCACCGACATCACGGCAAAGCGGAAGGCCCAGGCGGTGATCAGCGAATACACGACCGGGCTCAAGACCCTCGTGGCGGAAAAGACCGCCGAGCTCAAGGAGTCCGAGATCCTCCACCGGCTCCTGATGGAACGGGCGAACGACGCGATATTCACCATCGACCCACAGGCGGACCGGATCCTCACGGCGAACCGGATGGCGGAGACGATGACCGGCTACTCCGCGGAGGAGCTCCTCGGCCTGAAGAACTCCGAGCTCTACGCCCCGGGGGAGTTCGCCGGGATCCTGCGGCGCCTGGGCGATGACGAGGGGAGCTCCCGCGCATCCGCCCAGATCGAGATGCTCAGGAAGACCGGGGCGCATTTCGTCGCCGACGTCAGCGCGAGCGCAGTCGACTTCCGCGGCAGGCGGATCGTCCTCGCCATCTGCCGCGACATCTCCCAACGTCTCATCATCGAGCGGCATATGCGGCAGCTCGCCAGCGTCATCGAGAACACGTCGGCGAGCGTGATGATCATGGACCTCAACCGCCGGATCGTCTACGCCAACCCCGCCGTGCAAAAGATGCTCGGCTACCGGGCGGAGGAGATGCTCGGGATGCGCTCCGCCGATTTCTTCGAGGGCGTCCCCGGAAACCCGCCCGATCTCTCCGGCCGCATCGCCCGCGAGGCGAGGAACGGCCTCTGGGAGGGGGAGATCTTCGACCGGAGAAAATCAGGCGAGGTGTTCCCGGTCTCGCTGCGGATGTGCACCATCAGGGACGAGACGGGGAAACTGATCGGCTACGCGGGGATCTCCGAGGAGATCACGCGGCGCAAGCAGATCGAGGAGGAACTGATACAGAAGGAGAAGCTCTCGGCCCTCGGCGAACTCATCTCCGGCATCGCCCACGAACTGAACAACCCCCTCACCGGCGTCCTCGGGTACGCCGAGATCCTTCGACAGCATGACGCCCCGGCGGAACTCAAGGAGGACATCGACCGCCTCCACAAGGAGGCGCTCCGGTGCCAGTACCTGGTGAGGAATCTTCTCACCTTCTCCCGCAAGCCGCCGCTGCGACGCGTCTGCGCCTCGGTGAACGAGATCGTCGGCCTCGCGATCGACCTGAAGGCGCACCAGTTCATCGCCAACGGGATACGCGTGCAGACCCGCCTCGACCCGTCGATCCGGAAGGGGATGCTCGATTCCAACCAGCTGCAGCAGGTCTTCGTCAACATCCTCACCAACGCGCACCACGCCCTGATGGAGAAAGACGGGGAGCGCCTGATCACGGTGACGAGCCGCCACCAAAACGGCGCCGCCGAGATCGCCATCGCCAACAACGGCCCCCACATCCCGCCCGACCGGATCGAGAAGATCTTCGTCCCGTATTTCAGCACGAAGGAGTTCGGGCAGGGCACCGGGCTTGGTTTGAGCATCGCCCACGGGATCGTCAGGGAGCACGGCGGGAAGATCGAGGTGATGAGCCTCGAAGGGCGCGACACGGTGTTCACCGTCATCCTCCCGCTGATCAAGCCCGCGGAGGAGTGA
- a CDS encoding PQQ-binding-like beta-propeller repeat protein, translating to MKRIVAALAVLVLASGAAQAGPVWPMQGQNPQRTGQSPFAGPTRPVLHWTYLTGGIYNSPAIGSDGTVYFGSQDNRLYAVNSSGGHRWTYHTGGGIYNSPAIGSDGTVYVGSLDNRFYAVNSAGMLRWSYSTGPISSASSPAIGSDGTIYVGSDYDVGSDYCQFYAFNSRGTCRWSYQMPGMSSGVPKSPAIGSDGTVYVGSMANRLYAFNSNGAVRWSYSTGAQPSGQSIGPDGTVYVGFDDNRLYAFKSNGARSWSYMMGKHAYSSPAIGSDGTVYVGSYDNRLYAFHFSGGFRWTYRTGGTVESSPAIGSDGTVYFGSTDNRLYACNSIGTLRWSYTATALVEACGPAIGSDGTIYFGTGDNRLWSVGVPTTPTPTPVPPAQVDVSGSTVSPGDTLSAVFRTNQPISQPFTAYAVVIFPDGATMVNVLDFSTALKPVASDVQGLPAGFEYTLINNLVIPGTIPPGRYEIVAAFFTPGRPITSRDDAFYQASVFVTVQR from the coding sequence ATGAAGAGAATTGTCGCGGCGTTGGCGGTGCTGGTGCTCGCGTCGGGGGCCGCGCAAGCGGGACCGGTGTGGCCGATGCAGGGGCAGAACCCGCAGCGCACGGGGCAGAGCCCGTTCGCGGGTCCCACGAGACCCGTGCTTCACTGGACCTACCTGACCGGGGGCATCTACAACTCCCCCGCCATCGGCTCGGACGGGACGGTGTACTTCGGCTCCCAGGACAACCGGCTCTACGCCGTGAACTCATCCGGGGGGCACAGGTGGACGTACCACACCGGCGGCGGCATCTACAACTCCCCCGCCATCGGCTCGGACGGGACGGTGTACGTCGGGTCGCTCGACAATCGTTTCTACGCCGTCAACTCCGCCGGGATGCTCAGGTGGTCGTACTCGACCGGCCCGATATCCTCCGCATCATCCCCCGCCATCGGCTCGGACGGGACGATCTACGTCGGGTCGGACTACGACGTCGGGTCGGACTATTGCCAGTTCTATGCATTCAATTCGAGAGGGACGTGTCGCTGGAGCTACCAGATGCCCGGGATGTCGTCCGGTGTCCCCAAATCCCCGGCGATCGGCTCGGACGGGACGGTGTACGTCGGCTCCATGGCCAACCGGCTGTACGCCTTCAACTCGAACGGGGCCGTCAGGTGGTCGTACAGCACAGGCGCCCAGCCCTCCGGCCAGTCGATCGGGCCTGACGGGACGGTCTACGTCGGATTCGACGACAACCGGCTCTACGCCTTCAAATCCAACGGCGCGCGCAGCTGGTCGTATATGATGGGCAAACACGCCTATTCTTCCCCCGCCATCGGGTCCGACGGGACGGTCTACGTCGGGTCGTACGACAACCGCCTCTACGCGTTCCATTTCAGCGGGGGCTTCAGGTGGACGTACCGCACCGGCGGCACCGTCGAATCGTCCCCCGCCATCGGCTCGGACGGGACGGTGTACTTCGGCTCCACGGACAACCGGCTCTACGCCTGCAACTCCATTGGGACGCTCAGGTGGTCCTACACGGCGACCGCTCTCGTCGAGGCGTGTGGCCCCGCCATCGGCTCGGACGGGACGATCTACTTCGGGACGGGGGACAACCGACTCTGGTCCGTGGGCGTGCCGACGACGCCGACGCCGACCCCCGTGCCGCCGGCGCAGGTGGACGTCAGCGGAAGCACGGTCTCGCCGGGCGACACGCTCAGCGCCGTCTTCCGGACCAACCAGCCGATCTCGCAACCGTTCACCGCGTACGCGGTCGTCATATTCCCCGACGGCGCGACGATGGTGAACGTCCTCGACTTCAGCACGGCATTGAAGCCGGTGGCGAGCGACGTGCAGGGGCTTCCGGCAGGGTTCGAGTACACGCTCATAAACAACCTCGTCATCCCGGGGACGATTCCCCCGGGCCGATACGAGATCGTGGCGGCGTTCTTCACGCCGGGTCGGCCGATCACGAGCCGGGACGACGCCTTCTACCAGGCGAGCGTGTTCGTGACAGTGCAGCGGTAG
- a CDS encoding NUDIX domain-containing protein: protein MGRPEAEERPLAVAIAALVHEGRILLIRRARGDYPGLWGLPGGKIECGEHLSEAAEREIREECGIEAAFVRHLGCVSEHLVEEGRVRRHFILHVCALAPRGTMLRPGAEGELRWCPLEALGPMRGEIIPSDLLIIERMVAGEGKGYYDCVLEKTGDAHVLKRFV from the coding sequence GTGGGGAGACCGGAAGCCGAGGAGAGACCGCTGGCCGTGGCGATCGCGGCGCTCGTCCACGAGGGGAGGATACTCCTGATCAGGCGGGCGCGGGGGGACTACCCGGGGCTCTGGGGTCTGCCCGGCGGGAAGATCGAATGCGGCGAGCATCTGTCGGAGGCGGCGGAGCGGGAGATACGCGAGGAATGCGGCATCGAGGCGGCGTTCGTCCGGCACCTCGGCTGCGTCTCGGAGCATTTGGTGGAGGAGGGGCGGGTTAGGCGCCATTTCATCCTGCACGTTTGCGCGCTCGCACCTCGAGGCACGATGCTGCGCCCCGGCGCCGAGGGGGAGCTGCGCTGGTGCCCGCTGGAGGCGCTTGGGCCGATGCGCGGCGAGATCATCCCCAGCGATCTGCTCATCATCGAGCGGATGGTGGCGGGGGAGGGGAAAGGGTACTACGACTGCGTGCTCGAGAAGACCGGGGATGCCCACGTGTTGAAAAGATTCGTCTGA